The following are from one region of the Candidatus Atribacteria bacterium ADurb.Bin276 genome:
- a CDS encoding putative membrane protein insertion efficiency factor, whose translation MVVKIRDFLVNVIDRILNFYQIFISPSLPSSCRFEPTCSQYARDAIRKYGVLKGGIMALWRILRCHPYSRGGYDPVQ comes from the coding sequence TTGGTAGTGAAAATTAGGGATTTTTTAGTAAATGTTATTGACAGGATTCTCAATTTTTACCAAATATTTATATCTCCATCATTACCTTCAAGTTGCCGCTTTGAGCCAACCTGTTCTCAGTATGCACGTGACGCTATTCGGAAATACGGAGTTTTAAAAGGCGGGATAATGGCACTATGGAGAATATTGCGGTGTCATCCTTATTCCCGTGGTGGTTATGACCCAGTTCAATAA
- the yidC gene encoding Membrane protein insertase YidC: MWTQIWNGLAAAMEWILRLFYGWTHNYGISIILLTAVIRIALYPVIHKQNLSTRAMQELQPEIKKLQEKHKSDPQKLNQEIMSLYKEKGVSPLGGCLPLLIQLPFLFVLYRVLVNYDYGQAGFLWLPSLSAADPYYILPLLMGFTTFLQQRMTVPVAGAEGSQQNMIMMIVMPIFLVFISWSLPSGVLLYWFVSNLFYIFQQYMVNIKTPKPIVSTVTNPIIEANPKDAVDIVEEKKVSSRVSSPEIKKKGGKKHAKKR; the protein is encoded by the coding sequence ATGTGGACTCAGATTTGGAATGGATTAGCAGCTGCAATGGAATGGATCCTACGATTATTTTATGGATGGACCCATAATTATGGAATTTCAATAATTCTTTTAACTGCTGTTATTCGTATAGCTCTTTATCCAGTGATTCATAAACAAAATTTGTCAACAAGAGCCATGCAGGAGTTGCAACCAGAAATAAAGAAACTGCAGGAGAAACATAAAAGTGATCCTCAAAAACTAAATCAAGAAATAATGAGCCTTTATAAAGAAAAAGGAGTCAGTCCTTTGGGGGGATGCCTTCCTTTATTAATTCAACTCCCGTTTCTGTTTGTTCTTTATAGAGTCTTAGTGAATTATGATTATGGTCAAGCAGGATTTCTCTGGTTACCCAGCCTTTCGGCCGCTGATCCCTATTATATTTTGCCTTTATTAATGGGATTTACAACCTTTTTGCAACAGAGAATGACTGTGCCAGTTGCCGGAGCAGAAGGTTCACAGCAAAATATGATCATGATGATTGTTATGCCAATATTCTTGGTGTTTATTAGTTGGAGTCTTCCTTCGGGAGTGCTCCTTTATTGGTTTGTTTCAAACCTATTCTATATTTTCCAGCAATATATGGTAAACATTAAAACCCCAAAACCAATAGTCTCAACAGTTACAAATCCAATAATTGAAGCCAACCCGAAAGATGCCGTAGACATTGTAGAAGAAAAGAAAGTTTCTTCCCGAGTTTCTTCTCCAGAAATCAAGAAAAAAGGGGGCAAGAAACATGCGAAGAAGCGTTGA
- a CDS encoding R3H domain protein produces the protein MRRSVEVSGKTVEEILERASRYFDVPKENLSYEVLSESRGFLGILVPRTVRVRVWVESDNNQTEESVPIGVNKEEPGNEFARENSNLTSENLEEENFQDLEKAREEIREFFENLIEKMNINIEYHVRENGKKVFLDIDGEDSGLLIGKHGETLEALESFLKILLVKNGYAHIGLDVDVSGYKKRREETLTKLACKMASKVIQGRRRFKFEPMNARERRIIHTTLKDHPRVITYSIGEEPERRVVVDLKNEKRKESNQRKHPTTRKKPRN, from the coding sequence ATGCGAAGAAGCGTTGAAGTTTCTGGAAAGACTGTTGAAGAAATACTCGAAAGAGCTTCGCGCTATTTTGACGTACCAAAAGAAAACCTTTCCTATGAAGTGCTATCTGAAAGCCGAGGGTTTCTCGGAATACTGGTACCTCGTACGGTGAGAGTTCGAGTATGGGTTGAAAGCGACAATAATCAAACCGAAGAATCGGTACCTATTGGAGTAAATAAAGAAGAACCGGGAAATGAGTTTGCCAGAGAAAATTCTAATTTAACCTCAGAAAATTTAGAAGAAGAGAATTTTCAAGATTTGGAAAAAGCTCGGGAAGAAATACGAGAATTTTTCGAAAATCTTATCGAAAAAATGAACATTAATATTGAGTACCATGTTCGAGAAAATGGAAAAAAAGTATTCCTTGACATTGATGGTGAAGACTCTGGATTACTCATTGGAAAGCACGGAGAAACCTTAGAAGCCTTAGAATCATTCTTAAAAATTCTTCTGGTAAAAAATGGATACGCACATATTGGTTTGGATGTTGACGTATCAGGCTATAAGAAGCGTCGAGAAGAAACACTCACCAAGTTAGCATGTAAAATGGCTTCAAAAGTGATACAAGGTCGACGTCGATTTAAATTTGAACCGATGAATGCAAGAGAACGAAGAATTATTCATACCACACTTAAAGACCATCCGAGAGTTATAACTTATAGCATTGGTGAAGAACCAGAAAGAAGAGTTGTAGTCGATTTAAAAAATGAAAAAAGAAAAGAATCAAATCAAAGAAAGCATCCAACGACAAGAAAGAAACCAAGAAATTAG